One genomic segment of Acidobacteriota bacterium includes these proteins:
- a CDS encoding membrane protease subunit has translation MDYKTEGWVYGTVVSWGVIFFIVGGMYGCPKYKVWEQGLAGEAKLRESQSSRKVRVEEAKARLESAKFESQAEIERAKGVAEANRIIGDSLKGNEAYLRYLWIQGLQDGSSETIYIPTEANLPIMEATRRRESRRPTE, from the coding sequence ATGGACTACAAGACGGAAGGTTGGGTGTATGGAACGGTGGTGTCGTGGGGTGTGATCTTCTTCATCGTGGGTGGTATGTACGGTTGCCCGAAATACAAGGTCTGGGAGCAGGGGCTGGCCGGGGAGGCCAAGCTGCGGGAGTCTCAGTCCAGTCGCAAGGTGAGAGTGGAAGAGGCCAAGGCCAGACTCGAATCGGCAAAGTTCGAAAGCCAGGCGGAGATCGAACGGGCCAAGGGAGTGGCGGAGGCCAACCGGATCATTGGGGACAGCCTCAAAGGGAACGAAGCCTACCTGAGATATCTCTGGATTCAGGGACTCCAGGACGGCTCCAGCGAGACCATCTACATCCCCACCGAGGCGAATCTCCCGATCATGGAGGCGACACGGCGACGGGAATCGAGAAGGCCGACGGAGTAG
- a CDS encoding type II toxin-antitoxin system VapC family toxin → MASTRPGATAISVVVPDASVLLKWVLPGDDEPGTASALSLLDEARAGAIKLAVPQLWLYEVGNTLVRRFPDQANDLLTSLVDFQLTEVRPDERWREQTVELAIAYGVTFYDAAYHAVALLRDGIFVTADERYIRRASGGGNVVLLGRWSSV, encoded by the coding sequence TTGGCTTCGACAAGACCGGGAGCGACGGCCATCAGCGTAGTCGTCCCTGACGCCTCGGTGCTGCTCAAGTGGGTCCTGCCCGGCGACGATGAGCCGGGCACCGCGTCTGCATTGTCGTTGCTTGACGAAGCCCGAGCCGGTGCCATTAAGTTGGCCGTCCCGCAACTCTGGCTCTATGAAGTGGGGAATACTCTGGTCCGCCGGTTCCCCGATCAGGCCAACGATCTTCTGACTTCGCTGGTCGATTTTCAGTTGACGGAAGTGCGGCCCGACGAACGTTGGCGGGAGCAAACCGTGGAACTTGCCATTGCCTACGGCGTCACGTTTTACGATGCTGCCTACCACGCGGTTGCATTGCTTCGAGACGGGATATTCGTCACTGCAGATGAACGCTATATACGTCGAGCATCCGGTGGCGGCAATGTCGTGCTTCTTGGCCGCTGGAGTTCCGTGTGA
- a CDS encoding MFS transporter, with amino-acid sequence MKRMFSHPRLSLMMFLQYAIWGAWAPALAGYLEAQLGFSGWGLGLIYAAFPLANLVAPFTGGQVADRWLPTQVALAIFHLLGAGFLLWMAYTETLGAMLILMLLYCLVFAPTLALTNALAFQHLADGQRDFGPIRVWGTLGWIGANWALTGMRVALDTEAAGYIDTFVLAAAFSLVLGLFSLALPHTPPAREAPDPLAFRKSFGLLKDRNYLSFFIIAFVVATELQLYYILTFPYLQTIGPTVGITSENLPAWMTIGQIAEIFTMALILPYALARWGVRVSMLVGILAWPVRYVIFAAAWPLYETAPTLVWVVVGSLALHGFCYVFFFVVAFIYTDMVAPSDIRASAQSLINVAVLGIGLFIGSLFSGWLKEVATVGGTTRYDIVFAVPAVITALCALVFWRVFREPDAGPGSDARSGKLAA; translated from the coding sequence ATGAAGAGGATGTTCAGTCATCCCCGGCTCAGCCTGATGATGTTCCTGCAGTACGCCATCTGGGGAGCCTGGGCACCGGCCCTGGCCGGATACCTGGAAGCGCAACTGGGGTTCTCGGGGTGGGGGCTGGGACTGATCTACGCGGCCTTTCCCTTGGCCAACCTGGTGGCTCCGTTTACCGGAGGCCAGGTCGCCGACCGCTGGCTTCCGACCCAGGTGGCATTGGCCATCTTTCATCTTCTGGGAGCGGGATTCCTCCTCTGGATGGCGTACACCGAAACCCTGGGCGCCATGTTGATCCTGATGCTCCTCTACTGCCTGGTCTTCGCGCCCACCCTGGCCCTGACCAATGCCCTGGCGTTTCAGCATCTGGCCGACGGACAGCGGGACTTCGGGCCCATCCGGGTCTGGGGCACGCTGGGTTGGATCGGCGCCAATTGGGCTCTGACCGGCATGCGGGTCGCGCTGGACACGGAAGCGGCCGGCTACATCGACACCTTCGTCCTGGCGGCTGCATTCTCCCTGGTCCTGGGCCTCTTCTCCCTGGCGCTGCCCCACACGCCCCCCGCCCGCGAGGCTCCGGACCCGCTGGCCTTCCGGAAGTCGTTCGGGCTCCTCAAGGACCGGAACTACCTCAGCTTCTTCATCATCGCCTTCGTGGTGGCCACCGAGTTGCAGCTCTACTACATCCTCACCTTTCCCTACCTCCAGACCATCGGTCCCACAGTGGGCATCACCTCGGAGAATCTGCCCGCCTGGATGACCATCGGTCAGATCGCCGAGATCTTCACCATGGCGCTGATCCTCCCCTACGCTTTGGCCCGCTGGGGCGTGAGGGTCTCCATGCTGGTGGGCATCCTGGCCTGGCCCGTCCGCTACGTCATCTTTGCGGCCGCCTGGCCGCTGTACGAGACGGCTCCGACTCTGGTCTGGGTCGTGGTGGGCTCACTGGCGCTGCACGGTTTCTGCTACGTCTTCTTCTTCGTGGTGGCGTTCATCTACACGGACATGGTGGCGCCGTCCGATATCCGCGCTTCGGCCCAGTCGCTGATCAACGTGGCGGTCCTGGGCATCGGACTGTTCATCGGGAGCCTGTTCTCAGGCTGGCTCAAGGAGGTGGCCACAGTGGGCGGAACGACCCGCTACGACATCGTGTTTGCCGTGCCCGCAGTGATCACGGCCCTGTGCGCCCTCGTCTTCTGGCGAGTCTTTCGGGAGCCGGACGCCGGCCCCGGATCGGACGCCCGGTCGGGAAAGCTCGCTGCCTGA
- a CDS encoding pyridoxamine 5'-phosphate oxidase family protein: MATADFDLEGDERNRCLAAVGGALVRRLRLGYGDPAMGRKTDEDRSWRGKVGKLSPAELEEFLSGDPICRLGCLDREGWPYVVPCWFEYSDGGFYIIPRARSAWARHIQRESRVFLCIDDSTRYNRRVLVRGEAEVLEEPNVGGRWVEIARRMSLRYLGHRGPDYLVPTLNEPRWLLFVRPRKLMSWQGVDWARRYKHGEW, translated from the coding sequence TTGGCAACCGCTGATTTCGACCTGGAAGGGGACGAGCGAAACCGCTGTCTGGCAGCGGTTGGCGGAGCCCTTGTGAGGCGCCTCCGACTGGGCTATGGTGATCCGGCGATGGGTCGAAAGACGGACGAAGACCGGAGCTGGCGGGGTAAGGTAGGGAAGCTGTCCCCGGCGGAGCTGGAGGAATTCCTGTCCGGAGACCCCATTTGCCGGCTCGGTTGTCTCGACCGGGAGGGATGGCCTTATGTGGTGCCGTGCTGGTTCGAGTACAGTGACGGCGGCTTCTACATCATTCCACGAGCCCGTTCCGCCTGGGCCAGGCACATTCAACGGGAATCCCGGGTGTTTCTGTGCATCGACGACTCCACCCGCTACAATCGGAGGGTCCTGGTACGGGGCGAGGCCGAGGTCCTGGAAGAGCCCAACGTCGGCGGCAGATGGGTCGAGATCGCCCGCAGAATGTCACTGCGCTATCTGGGACACCGGGGACCGGACTATCTGGTTCCGACTCTGAATGAGCCCAGGTGGCTGTTGTTCGTCCGGCCCCGAAAGCTCATGAGCTGGCAAGGGGTCGATTGGGCCAGGCGATACAAGCACGGCGAATGGTAG
- a CDS encoding PfkB family carbohydrate kinase: protein MKRPRLEELTGRFPSCRVAVLGDFFLDQYLEVDPDLEERSLETGKSAHQVAAVRSSPGAAGTVANNLAALDCGRIHALGITGDDGPGFELRKCLDRIGCTTRGLRRRKAMLTPTYLKPRDLSRKELSGEHERYDIRNRDPVPPDLLQEMLADLEGLLDRVDAVIIEDQVEQPDLGVVTAEVRDGLTNLALRHPRVIFWADSRAQIHHFRGMILKPNQFEVVRRSSPGPGERVPIDSIRQALPRFRSRNGAPICVTLGDAGALVTDPELTRVPAVRVEGPLDVTGAGDSFTAGAVLALCGGASLPEAALVGNLAASVTIRQLAVTGTAKPRQLAHQLTRWREQNL from the coding sequence ATGAAGAGACCCCGGCTGGAAGAACTGACGGGCCGGTTCCCCTCGTGCCGGGTCGCCGTCTTGGGAGATTTCTTTCTGGACCAGTACCTGGAGGTCGATCCGGATCTGGAGGAGAGAAGCCTGGAGACCGGAAAGAGTGCCCACCAGGTTGCCGCCGTTCGCTCCAGTCCCGGCGCCGCCGGAACGGTGGCGAACAACCTGGCCGCGCTGGACTGCGGCCGGATCCACGCCCTGGGAATCACCGGGGATGACGGCCCGGGATTCGAGTTGCGGAAGTGCCTGGACCGCATCGGCTGCACGACCCGGGGATTGCGGCGCCGGAAGGCAATGCTGACGCCCACCTACTTGAAACCGAGAGACCTGTCCCGGAAAGAACTATCCGGCGAACACGAGCGGTACGACATCCGCAACCGCGACCCCGTCCCGCCGGATCTCCTCCAGGAGATGTTGGCCGATCTTGAAGGCCTGCTGGATCGTGTCGATGCCGTCATCATCGAGGATCAGGTGGAACAACCGGACCTGGGCGTCGTGACTGCCGAGGTCCGCGACGGCTTGACGAATCTGGCACTCCGTCACCCCCGGGTCATCTTCTGGGCGGACAGCCGGGCCCAGATCCACCACTTCCGCGGCATGATTCTGAAGCCGAACCAGTTCGAGGTGGTGAGGCGTTCCAGTCCCGGACCCGGGGAGAGGGTCCCGATCGATTCCATTCGACAGGCCCTGCCCCGGTTCCGGTCCCGGAACGGCGCACCCATTTGTGTGACCCTGGGTGATGCGGGAGCTCTGGTGACCGACCCCGAGTTGACCCGGGTGCCGGCCGTCCGGGTGGAGGGTCCCCTGGACGTGACCGGCGCCGGCGACAGCTTCACCGCCGGCGCGGTCTTGGCGCTGTGTGGCGGAGCGAGCCTTCCGGAAGCCGCCCTGGTGGGCAACTTGGCGGCTTCGGTCACGATCCGGCAACTGGCCGTCACCGGTACGGCGAAGCCGCGTCAACTGGCGCACCAGTTGACGCGCTGGAGGGAGCAGAACTTGTAG
- a CDS encoding glutamine--tRNA ligase/YqeY domain fusion protein: MPKKTDPKAAGDARPSRSLDFLRAILEDDLKTGRFQGRVQTRFPPEPNGYLHIGHAKAICLDFGLAEEYGGLCNMRFDDTNPTKEEREYMVSILEDVRWLGFDWGDRLYHASDYFEQLYEFACQLIRDGKAYVDSLTATQIREFRGTLTEPGRNSPYRERTVEENLDLFERMRNGEFPNGTHVLRARIDMASGNLNLRDPVMYRILHASHLRTGDKWCIYPTYDFAHGQSDSLEKVTHSICTLEFEDHRPLYDWFLENLGIYRSQQIEFARLNITKTILSKRKLSRLVKEGYVSGWNDPRMPTLSGMRRRGYTPEAIRDFCAKVGVSKKDSIVEAQMLEHSLRQHLNQTSPRVMGVLRPLRVVIENYPPDQVEELTAINNPECPEAGVRKVPFSRVLYLEREDFMEDPPRRFFRLAPGREVRLRYAYFITCVGVVKDDEGRVVELRCTYDPATRGGDAPDGRRVKATLHWVSAAHAVNAQVRLYDSLFTKDNPYDAGAGSDFISNLNPESLKVLENCKLEPSLVDAQGGRRVQFERLGYFCVDSEDSSPGRLVFNRTVTLRDAWAKIRKSRKKVARKRRRGRR, from the coding sequence ATGCCGAAAAAGACGGACCCCAAAGCGGCGGGAGATGCCCGGCCGTCCCGGTCATTGGACTTCCTCCGGGCGATTCTCGAGGACGACCTGAAGACCGGACGCTTTCAGGGCCGCGTCCAGACCCGATTTCCTCCCGAGCCCAACGGCTACCTCCATATCGGGCACGCCAAGGCCATCTGCCTCGACTTCGGATTGGCCGAAGAGTACGGGGGTCTCTGCAATATGCGCTTCGACGACACCAATCCCACGAAGGAGGAGCGGGAGTACATGGTGAGCATCCTCGAAGACGTGCGCTGGCTCGGCTTCGACTGGGGGGACCGCCTCTACCACGCCTCGGACTATTTCGAGCAGCTCTACGAATTCGCCTGTCAACTCATTCGGGACGGCAAGGCGTATGTGGACAGCCTCACCGCCACCCAGATCCGGGAATTCCGGGGCACTCTCACCGAGCCGGGCCGCAACAGCCCCTATCGGGAACGGACGGTGGAAGAGAACCTGGACCTCTTCGAACGGATGAGGAATGGGGAGTTCCCCAACGGCACTCACGTGCTCCGGGCCCGCATCGACATGGCTTCAGGCAACTTGAACCTTCGAGACCCGGTCATGTACCGGATCCTCCATGCCTCCCACCTTCGAACGGGAGACAAATGGTGCATCTACCCGACCTATGACTTCGCCCACGGCCAGTCCGACTCCCTCGAGAAGGTGACTCATTCCATCTGCACCCTGGAGTTCGAAGACCATCGTCCCCTTTACGACTGGTTTCTGGAGAACCTGGGAATCTACCGCTCCCAGCAGATCGAGTTCGCTCGCCTCAACATCACCAAGACCATCTTGAGCAAGCGAAAACTCTCCCGGCTGGTGAAGGAGGGCTACGTGAGCGGCTGGAACGATCCCCGCATGCCGACGCTGTCGGGGATGCGCCGCCGGGGCTACACGCCGGAAGCGATCCGGGACTTCTGCGCCAAGGTCGGGGTCTCCAAGAAAGACAGTATCGTGGAGGCGCAGATGCTGGAGCACAGCCTCCGCCAACACCTGAACCAGACTTCCCCCCGGGTCATGGGCGTGCTCCGTCCGCTCCGGGTGGTCATCGAAAACTATCCTCCCGACCAGGTGGAGGAGTTGACGGCCATCAATAATCCCGAGTGTCCCGAGGCGGGGGTCCGGAAGGTCCCCTTCTCACGAGTCCTCTACCTGGAGCGGGAGGACTTCATGGAGGACCCGCCCCGCAGATTCTTCCGGCTGGCCCCCGGACGCGAGGTCCGACTGCGCTACGCCTACTTCATCACCTGCGTCGGCGTCGTCAAGGACGACGAGGGACGAGTCGTGGAGTTGCGCTGCACCTACGACCCGGCAACGCGGGGAGGAGATGCGCCCGACGGACGACGGGTCAAAGCCACTTTGCACTGGGTCTCCGCCGCCCACGCCGTGAACGCTCAGGTTCGCCTTTACGACAGCCTGTTCACCAAGGACAACCCCTACGACGCCGGCGCCGGTTCGGACTTCATCTCGAACCTCAACCCCGAGTCTCTAAAGGTGCTCGAGAACTGTAAATTAGAGCCCAGCCTCGTCGATGCCCAGGGTGGGCGGCGGGTGCAGTTCGAACGGCTGGGGTATTTCTGCGTGGATTCGGAGGATTCGTCTCCCGGGCGGCTGGTCTTCAATCGCACCGTGACCCTGCGGGACGCCTGGGCCAAGATCCGGAAATCCCGGAAAAAGGTGGCTCGGAAGCGGCGCCGCGGCCGACGCTAG
- a CDS encoding HAD family hydrolase, with protein sequence MPSSHPLVFDGILFFIMALTTPATPGFLDASTVEVLRDVSGTRPPRCALFDFDGTLSLIREGWPQIMIPMMVDILKESGTGESDEELERVVTDFVTELTGRQTIYQMIRLAEELGKRGGAPADPQDYKSRYLDLLMEKIRHRRLRLRTGKARPADYLVPGSVQMLRALREHGVQLYLASGTDEQYVREEARLLELDGFFGGHIYGAREDYANHSKRMVIQRILRENRIEGASLVGFGDGYVEIENVKSCGGVAVALATDEANPGGAPDPWKRTRLSAAGADLLVPDFRDWKVLIRCLFQRT encoded by the coding sequence TTGCCAAGTTCGCATCCGCTGGTCTTTGACGGTATCCTTTTCTTCATTATGGCGCTGACGACTCCTGCGACACCGGGTTTTCTGGACGCCTCCACCGTCGAGGTGCTCCGGGACGTCTCCGGGACCCGGCCTCCCCGTTGCGCCCTCTTCGACTTCGACGGCACGCTCAGCCTGATCCGCGAAGGTTGGCCCCAGATCATGATCCCCATGATGGTGGACATCCTGAAGGAGAGCGGCACCGGCGAGAGCGATGAGGAGCTGGAGCGTGTGGTGACCGACTTCGTCACCGAGCTGACGGGACGCCAGACCATTTACCAGATGATCCGGCTGGCGGAGGAGCTGGGGAAAAGGGGGGGCGCACCTGCCGATCCTCAGGACTACAAGAGCCGTTACCTGGACCTTCTGATGGAGAAGATCCGTCACCGGCGCCTGCGCCTGCGCACCGGAAAGGCCCGCCCCGCCGACTACCTGGTTCCGGGATCGGTTCAGATGCTGCGCGCCCTCCGGGAGCATGGAGTCCAGCTCTACCTGGCCAGCGGCACCGATGAGCAGTACGTCCGGGAAGAAGCCCGCCTCCTGGAGCTGGACGGATTTTTCGGTGGCCACATCTACGGCGCCCGGGAAGACTACGCGAACCACTCCAAGCGAATGGTCATCCAACGAATCCTCCGGGAAAACCGGATCGAAGGCGCCTCGTTGGTGGGCTTCGGCGACGGTTACGTGGAGATCGAAAACGTAAAGTCGTGCGGCGGAGTCGCCGTTGCGCTGGCCACCGACGAAGCCAATCCGGGCGGGGCTCCCGATCCCTGGAAACGAACACGGTTGAGCGCGGCGGGCGCCGACCTGTTGGTGCCCGACTTCCGGGACTGGAAGGTCCTCATCCGCTGCCTGTTCCAGCGAACGTGA
- a CDS encoding SMP-30/gluconolactonase/LRE family protein: MKAGASAELTPKQVQTARTSSYRWDRWGRRSFLAAAAASVPVLGREYGPSAQPVRYPDPDIVVLDQRFARYKLGNTPIQRLYTGTLWAEGPAWSGVGRYLVWSDIPNNRQLRWLDEDGHVSVFRSPSGNSNGNTFDYQGRQISCEHGTRRVVRYEPDGTATVLAGEWEGKPLNAPNDAVVHPDDGAIWFTDPGYGSLMNYEGHKGTLHIKEAVYRIDAVSGRMDKVTDEIFKPNGICFSPDYKMLYVADTGASHYPEAPKNIKVWDIVDGKRLSGGREFTSMELNGKAGFADGIRADVDGNIWASAGWVGDGYDGVHIFAPDGERIGQIRLPEICGNVCFGGRKRNRLFMTASQSLYAVYVETQGAHIS, translated from the coding sequence ATGAAGGCAGGCGCCAGCGCGGAATTGACACCAAAACAAGTTCAGACGGCGAGAACTTCGTCCTACCGATGGGACCGGTGGGGGCGGCGCTCCTTCCTGGCGGCTGCGGCGGCCTCGGTTCCCGTCCTGGGCCGGGAATATGGTCCCTCGGCGCAGCCGGTGCGCTATCCGGATCCCGACATCGTGGTGCTGGACCAACGCTTCGCCCGCTACAAATTGGGGAATACCCCCATCCAGCGTCTTTACACCGGAACCCTTTGGGCGGAGGGGCCCGCCTGGAGCGGGGTGGGGCGCTACCTGGTCTGGAGCGACATTCCCAACAACCGCCAACTGCGCTGGCTGGACGAGGACGGACACGTGAGCGTCTTCCGGTCCCCCTCGGGCAACAGCAACGGGAACACGTTCGACTACCAGGGACGCCAGATCTCCTGCGAGCACGGCACCCGGAGGGTGGTCCGCTACGAGCCGGACGGCACGGCGACGGTGCTGGCCGGCGAGTGGGAAGGGAAGCCGCTCAACGCACCCAACGACGCGGTGGTGCATCCGGACGACGGCGCCATCTGGTTCACCGATCCGGGATACGGCAGCCTCATGAACTATGAGGGGCACAAGGGAACGCTCCACATCAAGGAAGCCGTCTACCGGATCGATGCCGTGAGCGGCCGGATGGACAAGGTGACCGACGAGATCTTCAAGCCCAACGGGATCTGCTTCTCTCCAGACTACAAGATGCTCTATGTGGCCGACACCGGCGCCTCCCACTACCCGGAAGCGCCCAAGAACATCAAGGTCTGGGATATCGTCGACGGGAAACGCCTCTCCGGCGGCCGCGAGTTCACCTCCATGGAGTTGAACGGCAAGGCGGGATTCGCGGACGGGATCCGGGCGGACGTGGACGGCAACATCTGGGCCAGCGCCGGCTGGGTCGGAGACGGCTACGACGGAGTCCACATCTTCGCGCCGGACGGAGAACGCATCGGGCAGATCCGCCTCCCCGAGATCTGCGGCAATGTCTGCTTCGGCGGCCGGAAACGGAACCGCCTCTTCATGACCGCCAGCCAATCCCTCTACGCCGTTTACGTGGAGACCCAGGGCGCCCATATCTCCTGA